From the Maioricimonas rarisocia genome, one window contains:
- a CDS encoding IS110 family RNA-guided transposase: MSTVARFVGLDYHDDSVRVCVMDSQGNVLASRDVDNHWCDVASLVEHTLPDGCEQFTVEASLEACNGAAHLAHELIERAGWSVRLGHAGIVNRMKQNPDKSDKADAFILADLVRIGYLPRVWLAPQEIQDLRTLVRLRTQYVKRQTEIKLRIRALLRGLRLKAPKDINPWTRAWLAWLKATEMNEITTFVRDEHIEELERIKEKIGRVEAQLKKVTRGDAVVARLLSLDGVGWITAITMRAEIAHFERFNSGKQLARYCGVTPRNASSGKRQADAGLVKAGNNHLRQVLIQAAHRLINFDPHWKAFAHRLKKQGKEYNVIVAAVANRWVRRLYHHMQPERLLSP, encoded by the coding sequence ATGTCGACCGTAGCACGTTTTGTCGGACTCGACTACCACGACGATTCTGTGAGGGTGTGCGTGATGGATTCCCAGGGCAACGTCCTCGCCAGCCGCGATGTGGACAACCACTGGTGTGACGTCGCGTCCCTGGTCGAGCACACGCTTCCGGACGGCTGCGAACAGTTCACCGTGGAGGCATCACTCGAAGCCTGCAACGGAGCAGCACACCTGGCACACGAACTCATCGAACGGGCCGGTTGGTCCGTCCGACTGGGACATGCGGGGATCGTCAATCGCATGAAGCAGAACCCCGACAAGAGCGATAAGGCGGACGCATTCATCCTCGCGGACCTGGTCCGGATCGGCTATCTGCCCCGCGTCTGGCTGGCACCGCAGGAGATCCAGGATCTGCGGACGCTCGTGCGACTGAGAACCCAGTACGTGAAACGACAGACCGAAATCAAACTGCGAATCCGTGCCCTCTTGCGAGGTCTGCGACTGAAGGCCCCGAAAGACATCAATCCCTGGACCCGGGCCTGGTTGGCGTGGCTGAAAGCCACTGAGATGAACGAAATCACGACCTTCGTCCGCGATGAACACATCGAGGAACTCGAACGGATCAAGGAGAAGATCGGCCGCGTCGAAGCCCAACTCAAGAAGGTGACCAGGGGCGACGCCGTCGTGGCCCGCCTGCTGTCCCTGGACGGCGTCGGCTGGATCACCGCGATCACCATGCGGGCCGAGATTGCCCACTTCGAACGGTTCAACTCCGGCAAGCAGCTGGCCCGCTACTGCGGAGTCACGCCCAGGAACGCCTCGTCCGGAAAACGACAGGCCGATGCCGGCCTGGTCAAGGCGGGCAACAACCACCTGCGGCAGGTGCTCATTCAGGCGGCCCACCGACTGATCAACTTTGACCCTCACTGGAAGGCATTTGCCCACCGTCTCAAGAAACAGGGCAAGGAGTACAACGTGATTGTGGCGGCGGTCGCCAACCGCTGGGTGCGTCGACTGTATCACCACATGCAGCCGGAGCGACTGCTCAGCCCCTGA
- a CDS encoding YqjF family protein, whose protein sequence is MPSTTLQQRLQLRERPPRRPVMFQSWRELLFLHWRFDADVVQKTLPAGLHVDTFDDAAWLGVVPFFMRNIRPTWFCSVPGISNFLELNLRTYVHDEQGRPGVWFYSLDANQPVAVHTARRFFRLPYQHARMQAIVAPESGHVKYRSLRRGQPVSAESRFEYEPTGPVREAEPGSFEFFLVERYVLIANLGAGRLASGQVHHVPYPVQEVNVIEWDSQIIDLAGLPNPDCPPDHALASRGVDVEIFGLERVSCER, encoded by the coding sequence ATGCCTTCGACGACGCTCCAGCAACGACTGCAGCTGCGTGAACGGCCCCCCCGCCGTCCCGTGATGTTCCAGTCCTGGCGGGAGCTGCTGTTCCTGCACTGGCGGTTTGACGCCGATGTCGTTCAGAAGACGCTGCCGGCCGGCCTGCACGTCGACACGTTCGACGACGCGGCCTGGCTGGGAGTCGTGCCATTCTTTATGCGGAACATCCGCCCGACCTGGTTCTGCAGTGTGCCGGGGATCTCCAACTTCCTGGAGCTGAACCTGCGGACGTACGTCCATGATGAGCAGGGACGGCCGGGCGTCTGGTTCTACTCGCTCGATGCGAACCAGCCGGTCGCGGTCCACACGGCCCGTCGTTTCTTCCGCCTGCCGTATCAGCACGCGCGGATGCAGGCGATCGTGGCGCCCGAATCCGGGCACGTGAAGTACCGGTCACTCCGTCGCGGGCAACCGGTTTCGGCGGAGAGCCGCTTCGAGTATGAACCGACCGGACCGGTCCGCGAGGCCGAGCCCGGTTCGTTCGAGTTCTTTCTGGTTGAGCGGTATGTGCTGATTGCGAACCTGGGTGCCGGGCGACTGGCGTCGGGGCAGGTTCATCATGTTCCGTACCCGGTCCAGGAGGTGAACGTCATCGAGTGGGATTCGCAGATCATCGATCTGGCGGGGCTGCCGAACCCGGACTGTCCCCCCGATCATGCGCTGGCGAGCCGGGGTGTGGACGTGGAGATCTTCGGGCTGGAGCGTGTGAGCTGCGAGAGATGA
- a CDS encoding Maf family protein produces MTRPAPMIVLGSRSPRRRELLEYLVSPERVAVRPPRSHEEPGFEGLTTLEQIEERLLEIAELKMEDVADQLCTGNTEACCLVDDWGAILTADTVIVATDWSGQLAVLGQPPEDDASWQDVVRGWFERYLLGRPHQAMSAMILQDTQGRKLRRTVRTEVTFSADAGRYLDWYLGTGEPRGKAGGYGLQGGGALFVEQITGSPSNVIGLPLRETWDMLDELGLGDANVPG; encoded by the coding sequence ATGACTCGTCCCGCCCCCATGATCGTTCTTGGCTCCCGCTCCCCCCGGCGACGGGAACTGCTGGAGTACCTCGTCTCGCCGGAGCGGGTTGCCGTCCGTCCCCCCCGCAGCCATGAGGAACCCGGATTCGAAGGACTGACGACGCTGGAGCAGATCGAGGAGCGGCTGCTGGAGATTGCCGAGCTGAAGATGGAGGACGTGGCCGACCAGCTCTGCACGGGAAACACCGAAGCCTGCTGCCTGGTGGACGACTGGGGGGCGATCCTGACCGCGGACACCGTGATCGTCGCGACGGACTGGTCCGGACAGCTGGCGGTCCTGGGCCAACCCCCCGAAGATGATGCCTCCTGGCAGGACGTGGTCCGCGGCTGGTTCGAGCGGTATCTGCTGGGCCGCCCGCACCAGGCAATGTCGGCAATGATTCTGCAGGACACTCAGGGACGGAAACTGCGGCGAACGGTCCGGACCGAAGTCACATTCAGTGCCGACGCGGGACGCTACCTCGACTGGTATCTCGGAACCGGTGAGCCGCGCGGCAAGGCAGGCGGGTACGGTCTGCAGGGGGGCGGTGCACTGTTTGTCGAGCAGATCACCGGGAGCCCCAGCAACGTGATCGGGTTGCCGCTGCGGGAAACCTGGGACATGCTCGACGAACTCGGACTGGGAGATGCCAATGTCCCCGGCTGA
- a CDS encoding FAD-dependent oxidoreductase produces the protein MTQRFLQRAVVFVCLMFSPLPCAHAVEHASVVIYGGTPAGIAAALAAGRSGDDVLLVEPYRRIGGLTTNGLSHTDFRTFEGLSGTYLELTRRVQTYYRDKYGEDSPQAQGNFRGTHAEPHVNQLLFEQMLSEAGNIRVLTRHRLVDVTVADESPRQVTEVIFEDADGKRVSVHGLIWIDATYEGDLMAAAGIEYRVGREARAEYGESLAPETADEQVQGYNFRPIMTQEPDNLVRPDAPEGYRREDYLPVIPLLEAGRFDSIFCRQTGGIYKAHRPTLPNGKYDVNDVSRGLVRLSLPDINNAWPDGDAAVRREIFAEHVRHNVGLLHFLQNDPAVPKKYQEESRTWGFCRDEFANTDHLPEQLYIREARRMVGQYIFTEKDTDVADGDSRTVLRTDAIAMGDYGPNCHGTDHDGPRFGGRHTGEFYKRVPPYQIRYGTIVPKECGNLLVPVACSASHVGFCALRLEPIWTSLGQAAGHAAHLALATQQPVQKVPIAELQRELHADGSSTIYVSDVLPGDDDYEAVQWWGTLGGLHGLHGPQARPGERGRNITGQYYEAFPGHAAELDEPLDDQLKQRWLKLAEENGLSTKPLAMAKTRGEFIRQAYAMLDRP, from the coding sequence ATGACGCAGCGATTTCTGCAGCGGGCCGTCGTCTTCGTTTGTCTGATGTTTTCACCGCTCCCGTGCGCTCATGCGGTCGAGCATGCCAGTGTCGTCATCTATGGCGGCACGCCAGCCGGCATCGCAGCGGCCCTCGCTGCCGGGCGCAGTGGCGATGATGTTCTGCTCGTCGAACCGTACCGGCGCATCGGAGGACTGACGACCAACGGGCTCTCGCATACCGACTTCCGGACGTTCGAAGGACTCAGCGGCACCTACCTCGAACTGACGCGGCGAGTTCAGACGTATTACCGCGACAAGTATGGCGAAGACTCTCCGCAGGCCCAGGGGAACTTCCGCGGCACGCATGCCGAGCCACATGTCAATCAGCTTCTGTTCGAGCAGATGCTCAGCGAGGCCGGCAACATTCGTGTGCTGACCCGTCACCGGCTCGTTGACGTTACAGTCGCCGACGAATCACCTCGCCAGGTGACGGAAGTCATCTTCGAGGATGCCGACGGCAAGCGGGTGTCGGTCCATGGCCTCATCTGGATCGACGCGACCTATGAAGGAGACCTGATGGCGGCGGCCGGCATCGAGTACCGGGTGGGCCGCGAGGCGCGTGCCGAGTACGGCGAATCACTCGCCCCCGAGACCGCCGACGAACAGGTGCAGGGCTATAACTTCAGGCCCATCATGACGCAGGAGCCGGACAACCTGGTCCGCCCCGACGCTCCCGAAGGGTACCGCCGCGAAGACTACCTGCCGGTCATTCCGCTGCTTGAAGCGGGACGGTTCGATAGCATCTTCTGTCGCCAGACGGGAGGCATTTACAAGGCGCACCGACCGACGCTTCCCAACGGCAAGTACGACGTCAACGATGTCTCGCGGGGACTGGTCCGGCTGTCGCTCCCCGACATCAACAACGCCTGGCCGGACGGGGACGCGGCCGTGCGGCGGGAGATCTTCGCCGAGCACGTGCGGCACAACGTCGGTTTGCTTCATTTCCTGCAGAACGATCCGGCTGTGCCGAAGAAGTACCAGGAGGAGTCCCGCACCTGGGGCTTCTGCCGCGACGAGTTTGCCAACACCGATCACCTTCCGGAACAGCTCTACATCCGCGAGGCGCGGCGGATGGTCGGTCAGTACATTTTCACCGAAAAGGACACCGACGTCGCCGACGGTGACTCCCGGACTGTTCTGCGAACCGATGCGATCGCGATGGGAGACTACGGGCCCAACTGTCACGGGACCGATCACGATGGACCGCGCTTCGGCGGCCGGCACACCGGCGAGTTCTACAAGCGGGTTCCGCCGTACCAGATTCGGTACGGCACGATTGTTCCGAAGGAGTGCGGGAACCTGCTCGTGCCCGTTGCCTGCTCGGCTTCGCATGTCGGATTCTGTGCGTTGCGGCTGGAACCGATCTGGACCTCTTTGGGACAGGCCGCCGGGCACGCGGCTCATCTGGCGCTCGCGACGCAGCAGCCTGTGCAGAAGGTGCCGATTGCCGAGTTGCAGCGGGAACTTCATGCCGACGGTTCCAGCACGATCTACGTCAGCGATGTCCTGCCGGGCGATGACGACTACGAAGCGGTCCAGTGGTGGGGAACGCTTGGCGGGCTGCATGGTCTTCACGGTCCGCAGGCCCGACCGGGTGAGCGGGGCCGCAACATCACCGGACAGTATTACGAAGCGTTCCCGGGGCATGCGGCCGAGCTGGACGAACCGCTCGACGATCAGCTGAAGCAGCGCTGGCTGAAGCTCGCCGAGGAGAACGGTCTGTCGACGAAGCCGCTTGCGATGGCGAAGACTCGCGGGGAGTTCATCCGCCAGGCGTATGCAATGCTCGATCGACCGTGA
- a CDS encoding tRNA dihydrouridine synthase, giving the protein MSPAETQAAARTSTEPPLKIGSRTMPSRYFLAPLAGYTHLAFRTALRELGGLGLATTDLVQATMLLSGRPKSMELIATTPADRPLSVQIFSGRPEEVVRAAKWLEDAGYEGVDINMGCPMAKVNGQGGGARLMCDTSGATSLVAGVVNAVQIPVTVKMRLGWDADNLTAPALARAFEQEGVAAITIHGRTRQQGFHGSVDLEGIAATVDAVDSIPVVGNGDVRTIEDAQHMRRVTGCAAIAIGRGAMLDPWLFRKLEDVVERGEEPREPAAEEQIDFLVRHFTLMTEQHGDYSCTLFRKFAGWYGARLGIPEDLEDRLRRFTSIEEFHAIVEQIRERHGERTTTIATALVKVPNGPVERW; this is encoded by the coding sequence ATGTCCCCGGCTGAGACGCAGGCCGCCGCCCGGACATCGACGGAGCCACCATTGAAGATCGGCTCCCGAACCATGCCGTCGCGGTACTTTCTGGCACCACTCGCAGGATATACGCACCTGGCGTTCCGGACGGCCCTGCGCGAGCTGGGGGGACTGGGACTGGCAACGACCGACCTGGTGCAGGCGACGATGCTGCTTTCGGGGCGTCCCAAGTCAATGGAGCTGATTGCCACGACTCCTGCCGACCGGCCCCTGTCGGTACAGATCTTCAGCGGACGTCCTGAAGAAGTGGTCCGTGCCGCGAAGTGGCTCGAAGATGCCGGATACGAGGGCGTCGACATCAACATGGGCTGCCCGATGGCCAAGGTGAACGGGCAGGGGGGCGGAGCCCGACTGATGTGCGACACCAGTGGGGCCACCAGCCTCGTCGCCGGTGTCGTGAATGCCGTGCAGATTCCGGTCACCGTGAAGATGCGGCTCGGCTGGGACGCCGACAACCTGACCGCCCCCGCACTCGCACGCGCATTCGAGCAGGAAGGGGTGGCGGCGATCACCATTCATGGCCGGACGCGGCAGCAGGGGTTCCATGGCAGCGTCGACCTGGAGGGCATCGCGGCTACCGTCGATGCGGTCGATTCCATTCCTGTCGTCGGCAATGGTGACGTGCGGACGATCGAGGACGCGCAGCACATGCGGCGCGTGACCGGCTGTGCCGCCATCGCGATCGGACGGGGAGCGATGCTCGACCCGTGGCTGTTCCGCAAGCTGGAGGACGTGGTCGAGCGAGGCGAGGAGCCACGCGAACCGGCCGCCGAGGAACAGATCGACTTCCTCGTCCGCCACTTCACGCTGATGACCGAGCAGCACGGCGACTACAGCTGTACGCTGTTCCGCAAGTTCGCCGGCTGGTACGGCGCACGGCTCGGGATCCCCGAGGATCTCGAGGATCGTCTGCGGCGGTTCACCAGCATCGAGGAGTTCCACGCGATCGTGGAGCAGATTCGCGAGCGACACGGCGAGCGCACGACGACGATCGCCACGGCGCTGGTCAAGGTCCCCAACGGACCGGTCGAGCGATGGTGA
- a CDS encoding DUF1501 domain-containing protein: MTEQSPFPPGTESDSLLARRDLLRVGGISVAATALPAALTSAAPAASPARSPVDSVIFLWMGGGVTHIDSFDPKPHAPEEIRGTLGAISTSLPGVQFGEPMQGLAPLADQLCLVRSFSHDSNDHLLSQVYTLSGRKVGRNELFSEPNLGAVVSHLLGPRQGLPGYIAVPGITRPGPPPHNLFVGGWLGNEHAPFCLGGQPEQPDFTVGKKLDDPPPEHDEELYPRELSYLPELTVGRISRRVSLRESLERAARVAEETARQQTVDGNYESALHLLTAPSVQNAFDLSSEPDAIRKRYGRTKIGGRCLMARRLVEAGARFVMVDYGYDPDYGNLWDIHNAASQNFPHVSKMCMRGYNLAGMDRAFAGLLTDLRERGLNERTLVVFLTEFGRTPKINGNGGRDHWGMCGSMFFAGGGVQAGQVIGETDAQAAWPLTPPHGPADIAATIYHALGIDPETRIRDREGRPHPVLDHGRLIPGVLA; the protein is encoded by the coding sequence ATGACAGAGCAATCCCCATTCCCGCCGGGCACCGAGTCCGACAGCCTGCTGGCCCGCCGCGATCTGCTCAGGGTCGGTGGCATCAGCGTCGCCGCGACCGCATTGCCGGCCGCACTGACATCTGCTGCCCCGGCTGCTTCGCCAGCGCGCAGCCCGGTCGACTCGGTGATCTTTCTCTGGATGGGGGGCGGCGTCACCCATATCGATTCGTTCGACCCCAAACCGCACGCCCCCGAAGAGATTCGCGGCACACTCGGAGCGATCTCAACCAGTCTGCCGGGCGTTCAGTTCGGCGAACCGATGCAGGGGCTCGCACCGCTGGCCGATCAGCTTTGCCTGGTCCGATCGTTCTCCCACGACAGCAACGATCACCTGCTCAGCCAGGTTTACACGCTCTCAGGCCGCAAGGTCGGCCGCAACGAACTGTTCAGCGAACCGAATCTGGGGGCGGTCGTCTCGCATCTGCTCGGTCCACGGCAGGGACTTCCGGGATACATTGCCGTCCCGGGCATCACGCGGCCGGGGCCACCTCCGCACAACCTCTTCGTCGGCGGCTGGCTGGGGAACGAGCACGCGCCGTTCTGCCTGGGAGGACAGCCGGAGCAGCCCGACTTCACGGTCGGAAAGAAGCTCGATGACCCTCCCCCCGAACACGACGAGGAATTGTATCCCCGCGAGCTGAGCTACCTGCCCGAACTGACCGTCGGACGAATCTCCCGCCGGGTGTCACTTCGGGAATCGCTCGAACGGGCCGCACGTGTCGCCGAAGAGACCGCCCGGCAGCAGACCGTCGACGGCAACTACGAGAGCGCCCTGCATCTGCTGACCGCGCCCAGCGTACAGAATGCGTTTGATCTCTCGTCGGAACCGGACGCGATCCGGAAGCGATACGGCCGGACGAAGATCGGTGGCCGCTGCCTGATGGCCCGCAGGCTCGTCGAGGCCGGGGCGCGGTTCGTGATGGTCGACTACGGCTACGATCCGGACTACGGCAACCTGTGGGATATCCACAACGCGGCCAGCCAGAACTTCCCGCACGTCTCGAAGATGTGCATGCGGGGCTACAACCTCGCCGGGATGGACCGGGCCTTCGCGGGACTGCTGACCGACCTCCGCGAGCGGGGACTGAACGAACGGACGCTCGTCGTCTTCCTCACCGAGTTCGGACGCACGCCGAAGATCAACGGCAACGGCGGTCGCGACCACTGGGGAATGTGTGGCTCGATGTTCTTCGCCGGCGGCGGAGTCCAGGCCGGTCAGGTCATTGGTGAGACCGACGCCCAGGCGGCCTGGCCGCTCACACCTCCGCACGGCCCGGCCGACATTGCCGCGACGATCTACCACGCACTGGGGATTGATCCGGAGACGCGGATCCGCGACCGGGAAGGCCGACCGCATCCGGTGCTGGATCACGGCAGGCTCATCCCGGGTGTGCTGGCGTAA
- a CDS encoding DUF1559 domain-containing protein, with protein sequence MKRRGFTLIELLVVIAIIAILVSLLLPAVQQARESARRTSCKNNLKNIALALHNYHDTVNVFPFGFDERETFWTAMILPQIEQAPLYNTLIWQESGPGNWDADGSPNEAACGTVVPVFRCPSMAVGPHVDNNGIPGRVPVSYRAVSGGNAVSDDLSTVPTGHPARALEEQSGLDGMFYGCSSKRIADIKDGTSQTVMIGESRTEPDFVKDGQGMDYWQFGSPQTGGWDCRPGDRGGTEYSEGLGSMYGRINSKITDPAVPGVIMEISFGSWHVGGAQFAMADGSIRFISENADQTLLRGLGSIQGREVIGEF encoded by the coding sequence ATGAAGCGCAGAGGTTTTACCCTGATTGAGCTGCTGGTGGTGATCGCGATCATCGCCATCCTGGTGTCGCTGCTGTTGCCGGCCGTGCAGCAGGCTCGCGAGTCCGCCCGCCGCACGTCCTGCAAGAACAATCTGAAGAACATTGCACTGGCACTGCACAACTACCACGACACGGTCAACGTCTTCCCCTTCGGCTTCGACGAGCGGGAAACCTTCTGGACCGCCATGATCCTGCCGCAGATCGAGCAGGCTCCGCTGTACAACACCCTCATCTGGCAGGAGAGCGGACCGGGCAACTGGGACGCCGACGGTTCGCCGAACGAAGCGGCCTGCGGCACCGTCGTGCCGGTCTTCCGCTGCCCCAGCATGGCGGTCGGACCGCACGTCGACAACAACGGCATTCCCGGTCGCGTGCCGGTCAGCTACCGGGCGGTCTCCGGCGGCAATGCCGTCTCCGACGATCTGAGTACCGTTCCCACCGGTCACCCGGCACGGGCTCTCGAAGAGCAGAGCGGCCTGGACGGCATGTTCTACGGCTGCAGCAGCAAGCGGATCGCCGACATCAAGGACGGGACCTCCCAGACGGTCATGATCGGCGAGAGCCGCACCGAGCCGGACTTCGTCAAGGACGGCCAGGGGATGGACTACTGGCAGTTCGGTTCGCCGCAGACCGGTGGATGGGATTGCCGTCCCGGCGACCGTGGCGGAACGGAATACTCCGAAGGTCTCGGCTCGATGTACGGCCGCATCAACTCGAAGATCACCGATCCGGCCGTTCCAGGTGTGATCATGGAGATCTCGTTCGGCAGCTGGCACGTCGGCGGTGCCCAGTTCGCGATGGCGGATGGCTCGATCCGCTTCATCTCCGAGAACGCCGACCAGACGCTGCTGCGTGGTCTCGGTTCGATCCAGGGCCGCGAAGTGATCGGCGAATTCTGA
- a CDS encoding ArnT family glycosyltransferase, translating to MPEPGQTQPTDPLRQGTPRRPTILLGGLIVLVVLLRLPLMHRQLPGQDEDCFAIPGWTIVQEGLPRIPYMPVRNADSAFYQTDEIMFALPPLYFYWQSLFYQVLGPTMLAARLGSLVAGVAAGIVIYALGRRFFRDATAAAWVAGLYLFSRAVYFPSTMTRPDMLCGALGLAALLATWQYTKSRRLGWAAVAGGLVGLGGLTHPFAIVFGLQCGGWIVLSRDRWSRRVQAALLYAATGLAMVALWLPQILQAPDVFRAQFFNNVLGRAGPGLTSRMLWPWDSLQAQVPLFFDQVGMIQGVLMFAGTLGATWLAWRRRDSQLRVLAVLIWSGLYLHMTCQGTHPTKGYWCYTGGLMFLGLGAVVAEVRQRLSLSRGRMQRLAGPALGLMLVLLMLPGSGLRAVAAHVRHWSDVNYDGPRFTRQLLKDLPREGRFAADPAFVFACWLSGRDTVLALHDPFYYDVTGTPFDLLIAGRQAIREETPAHLDAKFVRAYGDRDDIFSCYAELYRSPESSVELVPPTAGETDQ from the coding sequence ATGCCTGAACCAGGCCAGACGCAACCGACAGATCCGCTGCGGCAAGGCACGCCGCGCCGCCCCACCATCCTCCTGGGAGGGTTGATTGTCCTCGTCGTTCTGCTGCGTCTGCCTCTGATGCATCGACAGCTTCCGGGACAGGACGAAGACTGCTTTGCCATTCCCGGTTGGACGATCGTGCAGGAGGGACTGCCACGCATCCCCTACATGCCGGTTCGAAACGCCGACAGCGCGTTCTACCAGACCGATGAAATCATGTTCGCGCTGCCGCCGTTGTACTTCTACTGGCAGTCACTGTTCTATCAGGTGCTCGGTCCGACGATGCTGGCGGCCCGGCTCGGATCGCTCGTCGCGGGTGTGGCCGCCGGTATTGTGATCTATGCTCTGGGTCGCAGGTTCTTCAGGGATGCCACGGCAGCCGCATGGGTGGCCGGTCTGTACCTGTTCTCACGTGCCGTCTACTTCCCGAGCACAATGACGCGGCCCGACATGCTCTGTGGCGCCCTGGGGCTGGCGGCACTTCTGGCCACCTGGCAGTACACGAAGTCGCGCCGCCTGGGCTGGGCGGCAGTCGCTGGCGGCCTGGTCGGACTGGGAGGTCTGACGCATCCGTTTGCGATCGTCTTTGGTCTGCAATGCGGCGGCTGGATCGTGTTGAGTCGTGATCGCTGGTCGCGACGAGTGCAGGCGGCATTGCTGTACGCCGCGACGGGGCTCGCGATGGTGGCGCTCTGGCTGCCGCAGATCCTGCAAGCGCCGGACGTGTTTCGGGCCCAGTTCTTCAACAACGTTCTGGGACGCGCCGGTCCCGGGCTGACTTCCCGCATGCTCTGGCCGTGGGATTCCCTGCAGGCTCAGGTTCCGCTGTTCTTCGATCAGGTGGGCATGATCCAGGGGGTGCTGATGTTCGCCGGCACGCTCGGGGCGACGTGGCTCGCCTGGAGGCGTCGCGATTCCCAACTGCGCGTGCTAGCCGTGCTGATCTGGTCGGGCCTGTATCTGCACATGACCTGCCAGGGGACGCACCCGACAAAGGGATACTGGTGCTATACCGGGGGACTGATGTTCCTCGGTCTCGGTGCGGTCGTCGCGGAAGTACGCCAACGGTTGTCGCTTTCTCGAGGACGTATGCAGCGACTTGCCGGTCCCGCACTCGGACTGATGCTGGTCCTGCTGATGCTGCCCGGCAGCGGGCTGCGGGCTGTCGCCGCCCATGTGCGGCACTGGTCCGACGTGAACTACGACGGTCCCCGATTTACCCGTCAGCTTCTCAAAGATCTGCCGCGGGAAGGGCGTTTTGCGGCCGACCCGGCCTTCGTGTTTGCCTGCTGGCTGAGTGGACGTGACACGGTCCTGGCACTCCACGACCCTTTCTATTACGACGTGACCGGAACACCGTTCGACCTGCTGATTGCCGGACGCCAGGCAATCCGCGAGGAAACCCCCGCGCACCTCGATGCGAAGTTCGTCCGGGCGTACGGCGACCGCGATGACATCTTTTCCTGCTACGCAGAGCTGTACCGCTCTCCCGAGTCTTCGGTGGAACTGGTACCGCCGACAGCCGGGGAAACCGACCAATGA
- a CDS encoding carboxypeptidase-like regulatory domain-containing protein yields the protein MIIRYACALMALLLFCGCESQSPNYAALGLVDISGTVKLDGQPVEGAVVVFEDLNDGTMSYGMTGSSGEYSLMFNSEKSGIMPGEKKVRIGTTIRILGLNTDEGEGESEGEGGEEGESAATPAGEDAIPEAYRKETPLRVTVEPSTSTVNFDLASDGSTTSPE from the coding sequence GTGATCATTCGATATGCCTGCGCCCTGATGGCGCTTCTGCTGTTCTGCGGCTGTGAAAGCCAGAGTCCCAACTACGCCGCCCTCGGGCTGGTCGACATCAGCGGGACCGTCAAGCTCGACGGCCAGCCGGTCGAAGGAGCGGTCGTCGTCTTCGAAGACCTCAACGACGGGACCATGTCGTACGGCATGACGGGCTCGTCCGGCGAGTACTCGCTGATGTTCAACAGCGAGAAGTCCGGCATCATGCCGGGCGAGAAGAAGGTCCGCATCGGGACGACGATCAGGATCCTCGGCCTGAACACCGACGAGGGCGAAGGTGAGAGCGAAGGAGAAGGGGGCGAAGAAGGTGAAAGTGCCGCCACGCCCGCTGGTGAGGATGCGATCCCCGAAGCATATCGCAAGGAGACGCCGCTGCGGGTGACGGTCGAGCCTTCCACCTCGACGGTCAATTTCGACCTGGCGTCCGACGGTTCGACGACCTCGCCGGAGTAA